A single region of the Vanacampus margaritifer isolate UIUO_Vmar chromosome 13, RoL_Vmar_1.0, whole genome shotgun sequence genome encodes:
- the tcf3b gene encoding transcription factor 3b isoform X2, producing MTEQQQRMAAVGTDKELSDLLDFSAMFAPPVANGKNRTMTLASSQFSGSALDERSSSGSWGSAEQNSPSFSQGRGYGEGSHYSEHEGLASPFISSGIAGKNERPPYSPFPNQPGFLPSEIAMPSPDAMSPSGLKSGSQFYQSYPNNPRRRPPDGGLDSQPKKIRKPPGLPSSVYASTSGDEYARDNGGYPGGKPGTVYPGSFYMQEDLWPSTGYSAMLGNSPHIGPPGSFSSLNPQDRMNYPLRASEVNGFHAAPTTYNHTPAINGEAIMAGNRATTAGSSGDEIGKALASIYPSDHNSNNFSSAPSTPGSPQAIAGAQSQWQRPTTPTFEGQPHALSKMEDCLEEAIHVLRNHAVGQGPGLDGAHPDMHSLLSAVHNGGLGSLSPAFPNASLALSNRHPAMGGKHEEPTGLPPSSTLLHGHHASGSTPSVGQPEGFSSLPGGIARSTHSSSSSDIKREDKEDDENSSSADKSDDEKKDSKAARSRTRKEALTLQMLSSLSDPKDEFVSMFTAPSPSSQDDEDDEDLPPEVKMERERERRVANNARERLRVRDINEAFKELGRMCQLHLSHDKPQTKLLILHQAVNVILNLEQQVRERNLNPKAACLKRREEEKVSGVVGDAPMQLSGGHPSIGGDGHNPVGHM from the exons cattagaTGAGCGCAGCAGCTCTGGTTCCTGGGGTTCGGCGGAACAGAACAGTCCTTCTTTCAGCCAAGGACGG GGCTACGGGGAAGGATCCCACTACAGTGAACATGAAGGCTTGGCCTCTCCTTTCATAAGTTCGGGGATTGCAG GTAAAAATGAGCGGCCACCATACTCTCCATTTCCAAACCAG CCTGGTTTCCTCCCAAGCGAAATTGCAATGCCCAGCCCAGATGCCATGTCCCCCTCTGGTCTGAAATCAGGCTCCCAGTTTTACCAATCCTACCCAAACAATCCACGGAGGCGGCCGCCTGATGGAGGCTTGG ACTCTCAGCCAAAGAAGATTCGGAAACCCCCTGGCCTTCCTTCCTCG GTATATGCGTCCACATCCGGTGACGAGTATGCGAGAGACAATGGAGGTTATCCTGGCGGTAAGCCCGGTACAGTCTACCCGGGCTCTTTCTACATGCAAG AAGACCTTTGGCCATCTACTGGCTACTCGGCCATGTTAGGCAACTCCCCTCACATTGGACCACCAGGCTCCTTCTCATCACTGAACCCACAAGACAGGATG AATTATCCACTGCGCGCCAGCGAAGTTAACGGCTTCCACGCTGCCCCCACCACCTACAACCACACGCCCGCCATCAACGGAGAAGCCATTATGG CAGGCAACCGAGCCACCACGGCAGGTAGTTCCGGAGACGAAATCGGAAAGGCTCTCGCCTCG ATTTATCCGTCGGACCACAACAGTAATAACTTCTCCTCGGCTCCTTCTACTCCCGGATCTCCTCAGGCTATTGCAG GAGCTCAATCCCAGTGGCAAAGACCAACCACACCCACTTTTGAAGGGCAACCACATGCACTG AGTAAAATGGAGGACTGTTTGGAGGAGGCCATCCATGTGCTCCGGAACCATGCTGTAGGCCAAGGGCCCGGCTTAGATGGTGCCCACCCCGACATGCACAGCCTTCTGTCTGCAGTACACAACGGGGGCCTTGGATCCCTCTCTCCAGCTTTCCCCAATGCCAGCCTCGCTCTCAGCAACAGACATCCTGCTATG GGAGGGAAACATGAGGAGCCCACTGGCCTCCCGCCCAGCAGCACACTTCTGCACGGTCATCACGCGTCCGGGTCCACGCCGTCGGTTGGCCAGCCGGAAGGCTTCAGCA GTCTTCCTGGTGGGATCGCGCGATCCACACACTCCTCCAGCAGCTCGGACATCAAAAGGGAAGATAAGGAGGATGATGAAAACTCGTCCAGCGCAGACAAATCCGACGATGAAAAGAAGGATTCCAAAGCAGCACGCAGTCGAACAAG AAAGGAGGCGTTGACCCTCCAGATGCTCTCTAGCCTTTCAGACCCGAAAGATGA GTTTGTTTCGATGTTCACCGCGCCGTCTCCCTCCAGTCAGGACGACGAAGACGACGAGGACCTCCCGCCCGAGGTGAAGATGGAGCGCGAGCGGGAACGGCGAGTGGCCAACAACGCCCGCGAGCGGCTGCGGGTCCGGGACATCAACGAGGCGTTCAAAGAACTCGGGAGGATGTGCCAGCTGCATCTCAGCCACGACAAACCTCAAACCAAACTTCTCATCCTGCATCAAGCCGTCAACGTCATACTCAATTTAGAACAACAAGTCAGAG AGCGTAACCTGAACCCCAAGGCGGCGTGTTTAAAACGCCGTGAGGAGGAAAAGGTGTCCGGGGTGGTGGGTGATGCGCCCATGCAGCTCTCAGGAGGCCACCCAAGTATTGGAGGAGATGGCCACAATCCAGTTGGTCACATGTAA
- the tcf3b gene encoding transcription factor 3b isoform X6, with product MFAPPVANGKNRTMTLASSQFSGSALDERSSSGSWGSAEQNSPSFSQGRGYGEGSHYSEHEGLASPFISSGIAGKNERPPYSPFPNQPGFLPSEIAMPSPDAMSPSGLKSGSQFYQSYPNNPRRRPPDGGLDSQPKKIRKPPGLPSSVYASTSGDEYARDNGGYPGGKPGTVYPGSFYMQEDLWPSTGYSAMLGNSPHIGPPGSFSSLNPQDRMNYPLRASEVNGFHAAPTTYNHTPAINGEAIMAGNRATTAGSSGDEIGKALASIYPSDHNSNNFSSAPSTPGSPQAIAGAQSQWQRPTTPTFEGQPHALQSKMEDCLEEAIHVLRNHAVGQGPGLDGAHPDMHSLLSAVHNGGLGSLSPAFPNASLALSNRHPAMGGKHEEPTGLPPSSTLLHGHHASGSTPSVGQPEGFSSLPGGIARSTHSSSSSDIKREDKEDDENSSSADKSDDEKKDSKAARSRTRKEALTLQMLSSLSDPKDEFVSMFTAPSPSSQDDEDDEDLPPEVKMERERERRVANNARERLRVRDINEAFKELGRMCQLHLSHDKPQTKLLILHQAVNVILNLEQQVRERNLNPKAACLKRREEEKVSGVVGDAPMQLSGGHPSIGGDGHNPVGHM from the exons cattagaTGAGCGCAGCAGCTCTGGTTCCTGGGGTTCGGCGGAACAGAACAGTCCTTCTTTCAGCCAAGGACGG GGCTACGGGGAAGGATCCCACTACAGTGAACATGAAGGCTTGGCCTCTCCTTTCATAAGTTCGGGGATTGCAG GTAAAAATGAGCGGCCACCATACTCTCCATTTCCAAACCAG CCTGGTTTCCTCCCAAGCGAAATTGCAATGCCCAGCCCAGATGCCATGTCCCCCTCTGGTCTGAAATCAGGCTCCCAGTTTTACCAATCCTACCCAAACAATCCACGGAGGCGGCCGCCTGATGGAGGCTTGG ACTCTCAGCCAAAGAAGATTCGGAAACCCCCTGGCCTTCCTTCCTCG GTATATGCGTCCACATCCGGTGACGAGTATGCGAGAGACAATGGAGGTTATCCTGGCGGTAAGCCCGGTACAGTCTACCCGGGCTCTTTCTACATGCAAG AAGACCTTTGGCCATCTACTGGCTACTCGGCCATGTTAGGCAACTCCCCTCACATTGGACCACCAGGCTCCTTCTCATCACTGAACCCACAAGACAGGATG AATTATCCACTGCGCGCCAGCGAAGTTAACGGCTTCCACGCTGCCCCCACCACCTACAACCACACGCCCGCCATCAACGGAGAAGCCATTATGG CAGGCAACCGAGCCACCACGGCAGGTAGTTCCGGAGACGAAATCGGAAAGGCTCTCGCCTCG ATTTATCCGTCGGACCACAACAGTAATAACTTCTCCTCGGCTCCTTCTACTCCCGGATCTCCTCAGGCTATTGCAG GAGCTCAATCCCAGTGGCAAAGACCAACCACACCCACTTTTGAAGGGCAACCACATGCACTG CAGAGTAAAATGGAGGACTGTTTGGAGGAGGCCATCCATGTGCTCCGGAACCATGCTGTAGGCCAAGGGCCCGGCTTAGATGGTGCCCACCCCGACATGCACAGCCTTCTGTCTGCAGTACACAACGGGGGCCTTGGATCCCTCTCTCCAGCTTTCCCCAATGCCAGCCTCGCTCTCAGCAACAGACATCCTGCTATG GGAGGGAAACATGAGGAGCCCACTGGCCTCCCGCCCAGCAGCACACTTCTGCACGGTCATCACGCGTCCGGGTCCACGCCGTCGGTTGGCCAGCCGGAAGGCTTCAGCA GTCTTCCTGGTGGGATCGCGCGATCCACACACTCCTCCAGCAGCTCGGACATCAAAAGGGAAGATAAGGAGGATGATGAAAACTCGTCCAGCGCAGACAAATCCGACGATGAAAAGAAGGATTCCAAAGCAGCACGCAGTCGAACAAG AAAGGAGGCGTTGACCCTCCAGATGCTCTCTAGCCTTTCAGACCCGAAAGATGA GTTTGTTTCGATGTTCACCGCGCCGTCTCCCTCCAGTCAGGACGACGAAGACGACGAGGACCTCCCGCCCGAGGTGAAGATGGAGCGCGAGCGGGAACGGCGAGTGGCCAACAACGCCCGCGAGCGGCTGCGGGTCCGGGACATCAACGAGGCGTTCAAAGAACTCGGGAGGATGTGCCAGCTGCATCTCAGCCACGACAAACCTCAAACCAAACTTCTCATCCTGCATCAAGCCGTCAACGTCATACTCAATTTAGAACAACAAGTCAGAG AGCGTAACCTGAACCCCAAGGCGGCGTGTTTAAAACGCCGTGAGGAGGAAAAGGTGTCCGGGGTGGTGGGTGATGCGCCCATGCAGCTCTCAGGAGGCCACCCAAGTATTGGAGGAGATGGCCACAATCCAGTTGGTCACATGTAA